One window from the genome of Spirosoma rhododendri encodes:
- a CDS encoding amidohydrolase — protein sequence MNITLLQTELYWHDPVANRAMLEEQIAALPQPTDLIVLPEMFTTGFTMDAPTVAEPANLTTLRWLKQIAAQTGAVVTGSYVVRENGPAGPQYANRLIWMQPDGQYDVYDKRHLFRMAGEDGIYTAGQRRIVKTWKGWRICPLICYDLRFPVFSRNVSDTAEPFAYDLLLYVANWPAARRNAWNVLLQARAIENLCYVAGVNRVGIDGNGHPYSGDSALINFKGEVLFRQADETVAHQQTLSLDELQAFRQAFPANLDADAFTLL from the coding sequence ATGAACATCACCCTCCTGCAAACCGAACTCTACTGGCACGATCCCGTGGCCAACCGCGCTATGCTGGAGGAGCAGATTGCCGCCCTGCCGCAGCCCACCGACCTGATCGTATTGCCCGAAATGTTCACGACCGGCTTTACGATGGATGCCCCCACCGTAGCCGAACCCGCTAACCTGACCACCCTGCGCTGGCTGAAGCAGATAGCCGCGCAGACGGGAGCCGTTGTGACGGGTAGTTACGTGGTGCGGGAGAATGGCCCAGCCGGACCGCAGTACGCCAACCGACTAATCTGGATGCAGCCCGACGGACAATACGACGTATACGACAAACGACACCTGTTTCGGATGGCGGGCGAAGACGGTATTTACACCGCCGGGCAACGGCGCATCGTCAAAACGTGGAAAGGCTGGCGCATCTGCCCGCTGATCTGCTACGACCTGCGTTTTCCGGTGTTCAGCCGCAACGTCAGCGATACCGCCGAGCCGTTTGCCTACGACCTGCTGCTGTACGTGGCCAACTGGCCCGCTGCCCGGCGCAATGCCTGGAACGTGCTCTTGCAGGCCCGCGCCATCGAAAACCTATGCTATGTGGCGGGTGTCAACCGGGTGGGTATCGACGGTAACGGTCACCCTTACTCGGGCGATTCAGCCCTGATTAACTTCAAAGGCGAGGTGCTGTTTCGGCAGGCCGACGAAACCGTGGCACACCAGCAAACCCTGTCGCTCGACGAGCTGCAAGCGTTCCGGCAGGCGTTCCCCGCCAACCTCGACGCCGACGCGTTTACGTTGCTGTAG
- the def gene encoding peptide deformylase, translated as MILPIIAYGDPVLRKRAKEIEPGSIDVKKLSEDMFETMYKASGVGLAAPQIGQSVRMFVVDGQPFNEDEKEEDIDQSLVGFKKVFVNPEIIEEAGDDWGFEEGCLSIPGIRGEIFRPEIVVVRYFDTDWNEHEEEFDGMAARIIQHEYDHLDGKLFTDYLPTLRRQLIKKKLSDITKGKTDAEYRMKFPK; from the coding sequence ATGATTCTCCCCATAATTGCCTACGGCGATCCGGTATTGCGGAAGCGGGCAAAAGAAATCGAACCCGGCTCAATCGACGTGAAAAAGTTGAGCGAGGATATGTTCGAAACCATGTATAAAGCGTCGGGCGTTGGGCTGGCGGCTCCGCAGATTGGGCAGAGCGTCCGTATGTTCGTGGTCGACGGGCAGCCGTTCAACGAAGACGAAAAAGAAGAAGACATCGACCAGTCACTGGTCGGTTTCAAGAAGGTGTTCGTCAATCCCGAAATCATCGAAGAAGCGGGCGATGACTGGGGTTTTGAAGAAGGGTGCCTGAGCATTCCCGGCATCCGGGGCGAAATTTTCCGTCCTGAAATCGTGGTCGTGCGCTATTTCGACACGGATTGGAACGAACACGAAGAGGAGTTCGACGGTATGGCCGCGCGTATCATTCAGCACGAATACGACCACCTCGACGGCAAGCTATTCACCGATTACCTACCCACCCTGCGCCGTCAGCTTATCAAGAAAAAGCTGTCTGACATCACCAAAGGCAAAACCGACGCCGAGTACCGGATGAAGTTTCCGAAGTGA
- a CDS encoding DUF4301 family protein: MSFTQQDHAQIETQGIPLEKINQQIQHFVDGFPYLNVIRAATVDDGIIRVSEDKLNQYLHQFDQAAAERDLVKFVPASGAATRMFKSLFSALDGKSDKSVDGFFDRLPDFAFYDDLKAAMQADGKSLDEAVAANDRATVLRYLLATPGLDYGNLPKGLLEFHKYPDGPRTPVEEHLVEGAAYANSNGVVRIHFTVSPEHRDRFEKLIADNKADYEAWLGVTFDISFSEQKKATDTISVNMDNTPFRNNDRDGGPGSLLFRPAGHGALIENLNDIDADIIFIKNIDNVVPDEIKEPTVTYKKVIGAVLLDAQQQIARLQGLLDMDTASEGYIAEADELLRRTLFTQPPAAYDSMTNAQKLDYLRGKLNRPVRVCGMVKNVGEPGGGPFWARNTDGSVSLQVVESAQIDLTDDEQKTIFDTATHFNPVDLVCGVKDSHGKKYNLPDFRDPLTGFITAKSKDGKDLKAQELPGLWNGAMADWNTIFVEVPLITFNPVKTVNDLLRKEHQPQE, encoded by the coding sequence ATGTCGTTTACCCAACAAGACCACGCCCAGATCGAAACACAGGGCATCCCCCTCGAAAAAATCAATCAGCAGATTCAGCACTTTGTTGATGGCTTCCCTTACCTCAACGTAATCCGGGCCGCCACCGTCGACGATGGTATCATCCGCGTCAGCGAGGATAAGCTGAACCAGTATCTGCACCAGTTCGATCAGGCGGCAGCGGAACGGGATCTGGTAAAATTCGTACCAGCGTCAGGGGCGGCCACCCGTATGTTTAAGTCGCTGTTCTCGGCCCTCGACGGCAAATCGGATAAGTCAGTAGACGGCTTTTTCGACCGCCTGCCCGACTTCGCGTTTTACGACGATCTGAAAGCAGCCATGCAAGCCGACGGCAAAAGCCTGGACGAAGCCGTTGCCGCTAACGACCGCGCAACGGTGCTGCGCTATCTGCTGGCGACGCCGGGGCTGGACTACGGCAATCTGCCCAAAGGCTTGCTGGAGTTCCACAAATACCCTGACGGGCCGCGCACGCCCGTTGAAGAGCATCTGGTGGAAGGGGCCGCTTACGCCAACTCAAACGGCGTCGTACGGATTCACTTCACCGTTTCGCCCGAACACCGCGACCGCTTTGAGAAGCTGATCGCCGACAACAAAGCGGATTACGAAGCATGGCTGGGTGTGACGTTCGACATCTCGTTTTCGGAGCAGAAAAAAGCGACGGACACGATCTCGGTGAACATGGACAACACGCCGTTCCGCAACAACGACCGCGACGGCGGCCCGGGTTCACTGCTGTTCCGCCCGGCGGGCCACGGTGCGCTGATCGAGAATCTCAATGACATCGACGCCGATATCATTTTTATCAAGAACATCGACAACGTCGTGCCCGACGAAATCAAGGAGCCGACCGTCACATACAAGAAAGTGATCGGAGCCGTGTTGCTCGATGCGCAGCAACAGATTGCCCGTTTACAGGGCCTGCTCGACATGGATACCGCTAGCGAAGGCTACATTGCCGAAGCCGACGAACTCCTGCGCCGGACACTGTTTACGCAGCCCCCGGCCGCTTATGACTCGATGACAAACGCGCAGAAACTCGATTACCTGCGTGGCAAGTTGAACCGGCCGGTACGGGTGTGCGGCATGGTGAAAAACGTGGGTGAGCCGGGCGGTGGCCCGTTCTGGGCGCGAAATACTGACGGGTCTGTTTCCCTACAAGTCGTTGAATCAGCGCAGATCGACCTGACCGACGATGAGCAGAAAACCATTTTCGACACCGCTACGCACTTCAACCCCGTTGATCTGGTGTGCGGGGTAAAAGACAGCCACGGTAAAAAATACAACCTGCCCGACTTTCGCGACCCACTGACCGGCTTCATCACAGCGAAGTCGAAAGACGGCAAGGACCTGAAAGCGCAGGAATTGCCCGGCCTGTGGAACGGTGCGATGGCGGACTGGAACACGATCTTCGTAGAGGTGCCGCTGATTACGTTCAACCCCGTCAAAACGGTCAACGACCTGCTACGGAAAGAGCACCAGCCGCAGGAGTAG
- a CDS encoding 3-keto-disaccharide hydrolase yields MFSRFAAVCLLTCSALINTYAQAPNTLSASEKKAGWQLLFDGRDLKGWHRYNGKGTPTSWKVEQGALHLDVPKTPAATARDAGDLVTDTPIAGDFAFKAEFKLERYTNSGVFFFVQESAKYPKIFDTGLEAQIGDDDLYQRDVKLPHPHNSGDFFSIADARIKEPKPLGEWNQLDVTMRKNKLVVMINGFTVQEHDLTSADWKQRMAASKLSKAPIASGKFSGRIGLQDWNTGVWFRNIKVRSL; encoded by the coding sequence ATGTTTAGTCGATTCGCTGCCGTTTGCCTACTCACTTGCTCTGCCCTGATCAACACCTACGCGCAAGCACCCAATACCCTGTCGGCATCCGAGAAGAAAGCGGGCTGGCAATTGCTCTTCGATGGGCGCGACCTGAAAGGCTGGCACCGCTACAACGGCAAAGGCACACCCACATCCTGGAAAGTGGAACAAGGGGCACTGCATCTCGACGTACCCAAAACGCCGGCGGCTACAGCCCGCGACGCCGGTGACCTGGTAACGGACACCCCCATCGCTGGTGATTTTGCGTTCAAAGCAGAATTTAAACTCGAACGATACACGAATAGCGGGGTATTTTTCTTCGTGCAGGAAAGCGCGAAGTATCCGAAGATTTTCGACACAGGGCTGGAAGCGCAGATTGGCGACGACGACCTCTACCAGCGCGACGTGAAACTGCCGCACCCGCACAACTCCGGCGATTTTTTCAGCATTGCCGATGCGCGTATCAAAGAGCCGAAGCCGCTTGGCGAATGGAATCAACTGGACGTGACGATGCGCAAAAACAAGCTGGTCGTGATGATAAACGGCTTTACCGTGCAGGAACACGACCTGACGAGTGCCGACTGGAAGCAGCGTATGGCCGCCAGTAAACTCAGCAAAGCCCCCATCGCCAGCGGCAAATTCAGCGGTCGCATCGGCTTGCAGGATTGGAATACGGGCGTCTGGTTCCGTAACATCAAAGTGCGGTCGTTGTAG
- a CDS encoding alpha/beta fold hydrolase, protein MDDHDKHQFFRYQNHQLAYRKLGTGSRVALAFHGFGQTSVVYAPLAEVVGDVYTIYAIDLFLHGGSKRANTDCLQKNEWFDCITAFLADRQIARFSLIGYSLGGRFALTLAECLADRLDELILLAPDGIRFSRWYGVATQSMAGRAVFRYAMRHLSVLHRVGQGLVGLGVLRPSLLRFAEVSLATPEQRKLVYDAWTQFRHVKPDLTRIANELTQHAVPTHLIAGIHDQLVPASYLLPLTRLLDGYTLTQLPTGHNRLIEKSATVLLT, encoded by the coding sequence ATGGACGATCACGACAAACACCAGTTCTTCCGTTACCAGAACCATCAGCTCGCTTATCGGAAGCTGGGCACTGGCTCACGGGTAGCCCTGGCGTTTCACGGGTTTGGGCAAACGAGTGTCGTCTATGCCCCGTTGGCCGAAGTCGTCGGTGATGTATATACCATCTATGCCATTGATCTGTTTTTGCACGGTGGTAGTAAACGCGCGAATACCGACTGTTTGCAAAAAAACGAGTGGTTCGACTGCATAACCGCGTTTCTGGCCGACAGGCAGATTGCCCGGTTCTCGCTGATTGGCTACAGCCTGGGCGGCCGCTTTGCCCTGACGCTGGCTGAATGCCTCGCCGACCGGCTCGACGAGCTGATACTGCTGGCCCCCGACGGTATTCGGTTTAGTCGCTGGTACGGGGTAGCCACGCAGTCGATGGCTGGGCGGGCGGTGTTTCGGTATGCCATGCGTCATCTGTCCGTTCTACACCGGGTCGGGCAGGGGTTAGTCGGGCTGGGTGTGCTACGACCATCGTTGCTGCGATTTGCGGAGGTATCGCTCGCTACGCCTGAACAGCGAAAACTGGTCTATGACGCCTGGACGCAGTTCCGGCACGTAAAACCCGATCTGACCCGCATCGCGAATGAATTGACCCAACACGCAGTACCCACACACCTGATTGCGGGCATACACGATCAGCTCGTACCAGCCAGTTACCTACTGCCGCTCACCCGGCTGCTCGATGGATATACGCTGACACAGCTACCAACCGGACACAATCGGTTAATCGAGAAGAGCGCGACTGTGCTGCTCACTTGA
- a CDS encoding RrF2 family transcriptional regulator, with translation MISKKAKYAIKALKVLTEEYSKGPVLISYISARENIPKKFLEAILLELRNHGILQSQKGKGGGYLLRVDPGRVNLAQVLRVIDGPIAPTPCVSFNFYVRCDDCTDEVTCALKPIMEQVRDANLSVYENTTLLSFASKPTVEVAENKEENNGAAGHSVGQFEDYAAA, from the coding sequence ATGATTTCGAAGAAAGCAAAATATGCCATAAAAGCACTCAAGGTGCTTACTGAAGAATATAGCAAGGGCCCCGTACTGATTTCATACATCTCAGCGCGGGAAAATATCCCGAAGAAATTTCTGGAGGCCATCCTGCTTGAGCTTCGTAATCACGGTATTCTACAAAGCCAGAAGGGCAAAGGCGGAGGCTACCTGCTGCGCGTTGATCCGGGCCGGGTCAATCTGGCGCAGGTACTCCGCGTAATCGACGGGCCAATTGCGCCAACACCCTGCGTGTCGTTCAACTTCTACGTTCGCTGCGACGACTGCACCGACGAAGTTACCTGCGCGCTCAAACCAATCATGGAGCAGGTGCGCGACGCTAACCTGAGCGTTTACGAAAACACGACGCTACTCAGCTTCGCCAGTAAACCGACCGTGGAGGTAGCAGAAAACAAGGAAGAAAACAACGGTGCGGCCGGGCACTCAGTCGGGCAATTCGAAGATTACGCAGCGGCCTAG
- a CDS encoding nucleotidyltransferase family protein: MLVNKREGVQMAIATIILAAGGSTRLGQPKQLILADGETLVRRMAQQALALQAGPVVVVLGASQDRISNELAGLSVTTVVNSAWSEGMASSLRVGLRAIDWETTDAFLVMLTDQPYVTSTLLQQLIDTRNHTGRGIIASRYAEPDGVLGVPALFDTHYRREFLGLTGDTGARKLIQQYASDCTSVPFSLAGIDLDTPADLRHWQAQQASQ, translated from the coding sequence ATGTTGGTCAATAAGAGGGAAGGTGTACAGATGGCAATTGCGACGATTATACTGGCGGCTGGTGGTTCGACCCGGCTGGGCCAGCCAAAACAACTTATTCTGGCTGACGGCGAAACGCTGGTCCGGCGCATGGCGCAGCAGGCATTGGCGTTACAGGCGGGGCCGGTCGTGGTGGTGCTGGGTGCCAGTCAGGACCGGATTAGCAACGAACTGGCTGGACTATCCGTAACGACCGTCGTAAACTCGGCCTGGTCGGAGGGAATGGCGTCGTCGCTACGGGTGGGCCTGCGGGCAATCGACTGGGAAACGACCGACGCGTTTCTGGTGATGCTGACCGATCAGCCCTACGTAACGTCGACGCTGCTCCAGCAACTTATCGACACCCGCAATCACACCGGCCGGGGGATCATCGCCAGCCGTTACGCCGAACCCGACGGGGTGCTGGGCGTACCGGCCCTGTTTGACACCCACTACCGGCGCGAATTTCTGGGCCTGACCGGCGATACCGGTGCCCGGAAACTCATTCAGCAATATGCGTCTGACTGCACCAGCGTTCCGTTTTCGCTGGCCGGCATCGATCTCGACACCCCCGCCGACCTGCGTCACTGGCAGGCGCAACAGGCAAGTCAGTAA
- a CDS encoding MaoC family dehydratase: protein MQTFANLSEFTAHAGQPLGETDYITITQAMVDQFAEATGDHQWIHTDPDRAARESPYKAAIAHGFLTLSLAPRLLAEIYKVDSVKMGINYGANKIRFTNAVPVGSQVRLKAWLHHVEPQPANDPDHPGARAIMECVFEVEGETKPACVAELIVLLFE, encoded by the coding sequence ATGCAAACCTTTGCCAATCTATCCGAATTTACGGCCCACGCCGGGCAACCGCTGGGCGAAACCGACTACATCACCATCACGCAGGCGATGGTTGACCAGTTTGCCGAAGCAACCGGCGATCACCAGTGGATCCACACCGACCCCGACCGGGCTGCGCGCGAATCACCCTACAAAGCGGCCATCGCCCACGGTTTTCTGACGCTCTCACTTGCCCCCCGCCTGCTGGCCGAGATTTATAAAGTCGATTCGGTGAAGATGGGGATCAATTACGGAGCCAATAAAATTCGGTTTACCAACGCCGTACCGGTGGGTAGTCAGGTGCGGTTGAAAGCGTGGCTGCACCACGTAGAGCCACAACCCGCCAACGACCCCGATCACCCTGGCGCACGGGCTATCATGGAGTGCGTATTCGAGGTGGAAGGTGAAACGAAACCGGCCTGCGTCGCCGAACTGATTGTGCTGTTGTTTGAATAG
- the ruvX gene encoding Holliday junction resolvase RuvX, giving the protein MARLLAIDFGTKRTGIAVTDPLQLIASALETVPSHQLLAYLKAYVEREPVEAFIVGLPKRLDGTDTDNTPRVRRFVELLQKTLPAIPVHWHDERFTSVMALQAMIASGSTKKDRRDKGNIDKVSAAIILQSYMESSRPRT; this is encoded by the coding sequence ATGGCCCGACTCCTTGCAATCGACTTCGGCACCAAACGCACCGGCATCGCCGTTACGGACCCGCTTCAGCTAATCGCGTCGGCGCTGGAGACGGTGCCGTCGCATCAGTTGCTGGCCTACCTGAAAGCCTACGTGGAGCGCGAACCGGTCGAGGCTTTTATCGTGGGGTTGCCCAAGCGGCTCGACGGTACCGATACCGACAATACGCCCCGCGTCCGGCGGTTTGTCGAGTTGCTGCAAAAGACACTGCCCGCCATTCCAGTACACTGGCACGACGAGCGGTTTACGTCGGTGATGGCGTTGCAGGCGATGATTGCCAGCGGCAGTACCAAGAAAGACCGGCGCGACAAGGGTAATATCGACAAGGTCAGTGCCGCGATTATCCTGCAATCGTACATGGAAAGTAGCCGGCCAAGAACCTGA
- a CDS encoding TVP38/TMEM64 family protein, with protein MNKAILQKITGPALMGVVLSVLPIVFTSVLTYYAIVYEPVVRTFDTEQWVLITLICTLTSAGLTPPTILALIFGYFLGWQAVLPLFIINLGGILFINLLVRWLNHDQFLKFLRRNPKAQSVLDRIRDKELEVIFFAKLSPILPFGLTNLLFALSGASLKNILLGGFLGMLPRTLLAIFTGREAREIRTLLENPQQGIWGQVIIVALVLVSIFGLWRVVQKALK; from the coding sequence GTGAACAAAGCCATTCTACAGAAAATTACGGGACCAGCCCTGATGGGCGTCGTGCTGTCGGTGTTACCGATTGTCTTTACGTCGGTATTGACGTACTATGCGATTGTCTACGAACCGGTCGTTCGTACGTTCGATACGGAGCAGTGGGTACTAATTACCCTTATCTGCACGCTGACCTCGGCCGGTCTGACCCCGCCAACTATTCTGGCCCTGATTTTTGGCTATTTTCTCGGCTGGCAGGCCGTATTGCCCCTGTTCATCATCAATCTGGGCGGCATTCTGTTTATCAACCTGCTCGTCCGCTGGCTTAATCACGACCAGTTTTTGAAATTTCTGCGTCGGAACCCCAAGGCGCAGTCGGTGCTCGACCGTATACGCGATAAGGAATTGGAGGTTATTTTCTTCGCCAAACTCTCCCCCATCCTGCCCTTCGGCCTCACGAATCTGCTCTTTGCCTTGTCGGGAGCCAGTCTGAAAAATATCCTGCTGGGTGGCTTCCTGGGTATGCTGCCCCGAACCCTGCTGGCGATCTTCACGGGCCGCGAAGCGCGGGAAATCCGCACCCTGCTCGAAAATCCGCAGCAGGGCATCTGGGGGCAGGTCATCATCGTTGCCCTGGTTCTGGTTTCGATATTCGGCTTATGGCGGGTCGTGCAAAAAGCCCTCAAGTGA
- a CDS encoding sugar porter family MFS transporter: MDRKLLLTYVIAAIAATGGLLFGFDTGVINVALPFIKQEWNLSETAEGWVVGAVLAGGMAGSLLSGRLADGLGRKRINILAAIIFVVGSGIAALATSPGMLIAGRLFLGLAIGIVSFSVPLYLAEIAPSNIRGRLVTFFQLAITLGILISYLCGYAFAGYENSWRLMFWAGFIPAALLLIGMFFVPESPRWLLSKGRTQDARTVLLRLHETEAVDRELGQIEQAMSDERNRKADWRELFSARLRIPLLIGIGIFFIQQFSGINAVIYYSTRIFGMAGFGSSTTSIMATVGVGVVNTISTLIAVRFLDQWGRKPILYVGLTGTAISLATIAAAFFFRESISPDLLKLLSVGGVYVYIMFFAISLGPMGWLLIAEVYPLRIRGFATSMGSFYHWFFDFWVSFTFPIMAATSLGNNGGIFMIYTGVVLFGLLFTRFLVFETKGMSLEAIEERWK; this comes from the coding sequence ATGGACAGGAAACTCCTGCTTACGTACGTCATCGCGGCCATAGCGGCCACGGGTGGCCTACTCTTCGGTTTCGATACCGGCGTTATCAACGTTGCGCTCCCCTTCATCAAACAGGAATGGAACCTCTCCGAAACGGCCGAAGGCTGGGTCGTCGGGGCGGTACTGGCCGGGGGCATGGCCGGTTCGCTGCTCAGCGGTCGGCTGGCCGATGGGCTGGGTCGCAAACGCATCAACATCCTGGCGGCTATCATTTTCGTAGTTGGCTCAGGCATTGCAGCGCTGGCAACCTCGCCGGGTATGCTTATCGCCGGTCGGCTTTTTCTGGGGCTGGCCATCGGTATCGTGTCGTTTTCGGTACCGCTTTACCTCGCCGAAATCGCGCCCAGTAATATCCGGGGGCGGCTGGTAACATTCTTCCAGTTGGCCATTACACTCGGCATTCTCATTTCGTACCTCTGCGGCTATGCCTTCGCCGGATATGAAAATAGCTGGCGGCTTATGTTCTGGGCGGGGTTCATTCCGGCGGCACTGCTGCTGATCGGCATGTTTTTCGTGCCCGAAAGTCCGCGCTGGCTACTTAGTAAAGGCCGCACACAGGATGCACGGACGGTACTGTTGCGACTCCACGAAACCGAAGCTGTCGACCGCGAACTGGGCCAGATCGAGCAAGCCATGAGCGACGAACGGAATCGGAAAGCCGACTGGCGCGAACTGTTCTCGGCCCGGCTTCGCATTCCGCTACTGATCGGCATAGGAATCTTCTTCATCCAGCAGTTTTCGGGTATCAACGCCGTCATTTATTATTCGACGCGCATCTTCGGCATGGCGGGTTTTGGCTCCAGCACCACCTCGATTATGGCTACGGTCGGGGTTGGGGTCGTCAACACGATCAGCACCCTGATTGCCGTTCGTTTCCTCGATCAGTGGGGGCGTAAACCCATTCTGTACGTCGGCCTGACGGGTACGGCGATTTCGCTGGCGACTATTGCAGCCGCGTTCTTTTTCCGCGAATCAATCAGTCCCGACCTGCTCAAACTCCTGTCGGTTGGTGGGGTTTACGTGTACATTATGTTCTTCGCGATCAGTCTGGGGCCAATGGGCTGGCTGCTGATTGCCGAAGTATACCCACTGCGTATTCGCGGATTTGCCACCAGCATGGGCAGCTTCTACCACTGGTTCTTCGATTTCTGGGTCAGCTTCACCTTCCCGATCATGGCCGCGACCTCGCTGGGCAACAACGGGGGTATTTTCATGATCTACACGGGCGTTGTACTGTTTGGCCTGCTGTTTACGCGTTTTCTGGTATTTGAAACCAAAGGCATGAGTCTCGAAGCCATCGAAGAACGCTGGAAGTAG
- a CDS encoding GyrI-like domain-containing protein, which produces MTNERKLVGLRMTMSFTDYKAGQLWQRFMPRRSEIKSLSDELISMAVYSSTHFTDFNPSNRFDKWAAVEVVNFDTVPTGMEPFTLTGGLYAVFDYKGLSTDNTIFQYIIGEWLPDSDYTLDNRPHFEVLGSKYKNNNPDSEEEIWIPVKVST; this is translated from the coding sequence ATGACCAATGAACGAAAGCTTGTTGGTCTACGCATGACTATGAGTTTCACGGACTACAAAGCGGGGCAGCTTTGGCAACGATTTATGCCCAGACGAAGTGAGATAAAGAGCCTATCCGACGAACTTATCTCTATGGCCGTCTACAGTTCAACCCATTTTACAGATTTCAATCCTTCCAACCGGTTTGATAAATGGGCCGCTGTAGAAGTTGTCAATTTCGATACTGTTCCGACTGGAATGGAGCCTTTCACGCTGACTGGTGGACTCTACGCAGTCTTTGATTACAAAGGCTTGAGTACCGACAACACCATTTTTCAGTACATCATAGGCGAGTGGTTACCAGACTCAGATTATACACTGGACAACCGCCCGCACTTCGAAGTATTGGGAAGCAAATACAAAAACAACAATCCAGACTCTGAAGAGGAAATCTGGATACCAGTAAAAGTTAGCACTTAG
- a CDS encoding cystathionine gamma-synthase gives MNFATKAIHAGVEPDPTTGAIMTPIYQTSTFVQASPGQHKGYEYARTHNPTRTALQQNLAALENGRHGICFASGLAATDAILKLYRPGDEIVVSSDLYGGTYRIMTRVFQEFGLVFRFVNLADTAQLETALTPATKMVWIETPTNPLMRLVDIAGVAAITRAKGIQLVVDNTFASPYLQNPLDLGADIVVHSATKYLGGHSDTVMGAIVLNDDDTAQRLAFIQNACGAVPGPQDCFLVLRGIKTLHVRMQRHCENAMAVAQYLKQHPKVAHVYYPGLPDHPGHELAQRQMRGFGGMLSFELTGDSLADATQVMERIQVFSLAESLGGVESLCTHPASMTHASIPKEERAKNGLRDTLIRLSVGIEDSQDLIADLAQAIG, from the coding sequence ATGAACTTCGCGACAAAAGCCATCCATGCCGGTGTCGAACCGGACCCCACGACCGGAGCCATTATGACGCCGATCTACCAGACGTCGACATTTGTGCAGGCGTCGCCGGGGCAGCATAAGGGCTACGAATATGCCCGTACCCACAACCCGACCCGCACGGCGTTGCAACAGAACCTGGCCGCGCTGGAAAACGGCCGTCATGGCATCTGCTTCGCGTCGGGGCTGGCTGCCACCGATGCCATTCTTAAACTCTACCGCCCCGGCGACGAAATCGTGGTCAGCAGTGATCTGTACGGCGGCACGTACCGGATCATGACGCGCGTGTTTCAGGAGTTCGGTCTGGTCTTCCGCTTCGTCAACTTGGCTGATACGGCACAGCTGGAAACGGCGCTGACGCCCGCCACGAAAATGGTCTGGATTGAAACGCCGACGAACCCACTGATGCGATTGGTCGACATTGCTGGCGTGGCCGCAATTACCAGAGCAAAGGGTATTCAGTTGGTTGTAGATAACACGTTCGCGTCGCCTTACCTGCAAAATCCGCTCGATCTGGGGGCCGACATCGTTGTACATTCGGCAACCAAATACCTCGGTGGCCACTCCGATACGGTAATGGGGGCTATCGTGCTGAACGACGACGATACGGCACAGCGGCTGGCGTTTATTCAAAATGCCTGTGGGGCCGTGCCGGGGCCGCAGGACTGCTTTCTGGTGCTGCGGGGCATCAAAACACTGCACGTTCGTATGCAGCGCCACTGCGAAAATGCGATGGCCGTAGCCCAGTACTTAAAACAGCACCCCAAAGTTGCCCACGTCTATTACCCTGGCCTGCCCGACCACCCCGGCCACGAACTGGCACAGCGGCAAATGCGCGGGTTTGGTGGCATGCTGTCGTTTGAGTTGACCGGTGATTCACTGGCCGACGCTACTCAGGTAATGGAACGCATACAGGTATTTTCCCTGGCTGAATCGCTGGGTGGAGTCGAGTCGTTGTGTACGCATCCGGCCAGCATGACCCACGCCAGCATCCCGAAGGAAGAGCGGGCTAAAAATGGCCTGCGCGATACGTTGATCCGGCTCAGTGTTGGTATCGAAGACAGTCAGGATCTGATCGCTGATCTGGCACAGGCAATTGGTTAA